Genomic window (Pseudomonas sp. MM211):
GGTGAGCATCACTTCGACCTGGTACTGGTCGATGCTGCGCAGCATCAGCAGCACGCCATAGCCCAGCGCCGCGCCGAACAGCAGCCCGCCCACGGCCTCATGGATGAACAGCCAGCTCACCGTCCCCAGCGTCGGCGTACTGCCCAGTTGCAGGATGCCGAGCAGGATGGTGAACACCACCACTGCGGTGCCGTCATTGAACAACGACTCGCCGACGATGGTGGTCGCCAGCGGCTTTGGTGCGCCCGACGACTTGAGAATGCCCATCACCGCAATCGGGTCGGTAGGCGAGATCAATGCGCCGAACAGCAGGCAGTAGATGAAATCCACGTGCCAGCCGAACAGGGCAAAGATGTAGAACGCCAGTGTGCCGATCACGCTGGTGGCGATCAGTACGCCGACGGTAGCCAGTAAGCCGATGGGCCACTTGTAGCTGCGCAGGTCGCTCAAGTCCACGTGCAGGGCACCGGCGAACAGCAGGGCCGGCAGGAACCAGGTCATGAGAATGTCGGAGAAATCGATGCGGCGAATGATTTCCTGGGCTTCCAGCTCGATCAGCGGGTAGCCGAGCTGGCTCAGGCCCTGGGCGATCAGCGAAAAGATCAGCGCGGTGGCCATCACGCCAATGGTCGGCGGCAGGCGGATGAAGCGGTAGTTGACGTAGGTGAGCAGGGTAGTGAGGACGATGAAGGCGGCTACGAGGTCGAGCACAAGGTCTCCTTTGAGAGCTGGGTTTCGCCATCCCGGCGAGTACCACGGAGGGCCGATG
Coding sequences:
- a CDS encoding cation:proton antiporter — its product is MLDLVAAFIVLTTLLTYVNYRFIRLPPTIGVMATALIFSLIAQGLSQLGYPLIELEAQEIIRRIDFSDILMTWFLPALLFAGALHVDLSDLRSYKWPIGLLATVGVLIATSVIGTLAFYIFALFGWHVDFIYCLLFGALISPTDPIAVMGILKSSGAPKPLATTIVGESLFNDGTAVVVFTILLGILQLGSTPTLGTVSWLFIHEAVGGLLFGAALGYGVLLMLRSIDQYQVEVMLTLALVFGGAALAARLHVSGPIAMVVAGLIIGNMGRKHAMSDESRRYVDGFWELIDEILNALLFALIGLELLLLPFSWLHIIAAFVLGGAVLVARLLTVAPAILFMRRSAGGRRQVSHGAIRILTWGGLRGGVSVALALSLPLGEERDLLLSLTYIVVLTSILLQGLSIGPLVSRLYRDMPKAATDDHH